From one Agrobacterium vitis genomic stretch:
- the repC gene encoding plasmid replication protein RepC: MQNGSVTTPFGRRPMTLALVKAQFKASEIREGKSADKWKVYRDVCDARTLLGLRDRALAVLNALLSFYPETKLSHDENLVVFPSNAQLIARANGIAGTTLRENLAVLVDAGLINRNDSPNGKRYVRRAKDGAVETAYGFSLGPLLARSEEFALMAQQVAEDARRLKVVKERTTIARRDVRKLITAAVEDGAAGDWAMIEAAYIAAVARLRTAKSKTDFEAILDELSLLREGILNILECQVFSEKSGTNDSDIRQHIQNSNTESITELEPSSEKDQGEKTEENLERRIETLKVFPIGLVMRACPEIAAYAPGGEVRGWRDLMSAAIVVRSTLGVSASAYQDACEVMGAENAAVAIAAILERAGHINSAGGYLRDLTSRTRRGEFSLGPMLMALLKVNSVGAMRA; encoded by the coding sequence ATGCAAAATGGAAGTGTGACGACGCCCTTCGGGCGGCGACCGATGACGCTTGCGTTGGTCAAGGCCCAATTCAAAGCATCCGAGATTCGAGAGGGAAAGTCTGCGGATAAGTGGAAAGTGTATCGTGACGTTTGTGACGCGCGAACGCTTCTTGGCTTGCGCGATCGAGCGCTTGCCGTACTCAACGCCCTCCTGTCATTTTATCCCGAGACGAAACTCAGCCACGATGAAAACCTCGTGGTCTTTCCGTCCAATGCCCAGTTGATCGCTCGAGCAAACGGTATCGCTGGGACGACCCTGAGAGAGAACCTGGCAGTGCTCGTAGATGCAGGGTTGATCAATCGCAACGACAGCCCCAATGGCAAGCGCTACGTGAGGCGTGCCAAGGACGGTGCTGTCGAGACAGCTTATGGGTTCAGTCTTGGCCCCTTGCTTGCAAGGTCGGAAGAATTCGCCCTCATGGCGCAACAGGTTGCCGAAGACGCCCGACGCCTGAAGGTTGTCAAAGAACGCACGACTATCGCCCGCAGGGACGTTCGAAAACTCATCACTGCTGCGGTTGAAGACGGCGCGGCTGGGGACTGGGCGATGATCGAGGCCGCCTATATCGCAGCAGTAGCAAGGCTGCGGACAGCCAAATCGAAAACGGACTTCGAAGCAATCCTGGACGAATTGTCGCTTTTGCGGGAAGGCATTCTCAATATACTGGAATGTCAGGTTTTTTCCGAGAAATCCGGCACCAATGATAGCGATATCCGCCAGCACATACAGAATTCAAATACCGAATCTATAACTGAACTTGAACCTAGCTCCGAAAAAGACCAGGGCGAAAAGACGGAGGAAAACCTTGAGCGTCGTATCGAGACACTCAAGGTTTTCCCAATTGGATTGGTCATGCGTGCGTGCCCTGAAATTGCGGCCTATGCACCTGGTGGCGAGGTGCGAGGGTGGCGAGACCTGATGTCTGCCGCAATTGTTGTCCGGTCCACTTTAGGTGTAAGCGCGTCCGCCTATCAGGATGCCTGCGAGGTTATGGGCGCCGAGAATGCGGCCGTCGCGATTGCTGCGATACTTGAGCGGGCAGGGCACATCAATTCGGCTGGTGGATATCTCCGCGACCTCACGTCCAGAACGCGGCGCGGTGAATTCTCTCTGGGGCCAATGCTGATGGCGCTTCTCAAAGTCAATTCAGTCGGGGCAATGCGGGCATGA
- the repB gene encoding plasmid partitioning protein RepB: MSKRTQSVRNLFAAGPDVVPTAETRQPMQRVASGAVRSLKDTFSEVERDYEELKQRVADGALPIELDPSLIDPSPFADRFADQDPSAVEALKTSFLENGQEIPVLVRNHPTEPGRYQIAYGHRRVRAASELGINVKAYVRELGDDRLILAQGIENSAREDLTFIERSMFALKLEDGGFDRTLIQTALSVDRQEASKLINVGRAVPTWLSEAIGRAPKIGRPRWQELADVLKSEGAETKARKAMRDGSFDHKTSDDRFIAVLRAVKAIDKPISVKPQAVVAKSADGSEIATLAVSGKVCKIQIDRDRDEAFAKFVMDRIPDLYESFRQSASGSES, translated from the coding sequence ATGAGCAAACGAACTCAATCCGTTCGCAATCTCTTTGCCGCTGGGCCTGATGTGGTGCCCACGGCGGAGACCCGTCAACCGATGCAGCGTGTAGCGTCAGGCGCGGTGCGATCCTTGAAAGATACGTTCTCGGAAGTTGAGAGAGATTACGAGGAACTCAAGCAGCGGGTTGCGGACGGCGCTTTGCCGATTGAACTCGATCCCTCACTGATTGATCCCTCCCCTTTCGCTGATCGTTTCGCAGATCAGGATCCTTCCGCTGTCGAAGCACTCAAGACTTCTTTCCTGGAGAACGGCCAGGAAATACCTGTCCTCGTTCGCAACCATCCGACCGAGCCCGGCCGCTATCAGATTGCCTACGGCCATCGCCGTGTGCGCGCTGCCAGTGAACTCGGCATCAACGTCAAAGCTTACGTCCGCGAGCTGGGGGACGACCGGCTCATTCTTGCACAGGGCATCGAAAACTCCGCGCGCGAAGACCTTACCTTTATTGAGCGCTCGATGTTCGCTCTCAAACTCGAAGACGGTGGCTTCGATCGGACACTCATTCAGACTGCTCTCTCAGTTGATCGTCAAGAGGCCTCGAAGCTCATCAACGTAGGCCGCGCGGTTCCCACATGGCTAAGTGAAGCGATAGGAAGAGCTCCGAAAATTGGTCGGCCTCGGTGGCAAGAGCTTGCCGACGTGCTGAAGAGCGAAGGCGCGGAAACCAAAGCGCGCAAAGCAATGAGGGACGGTTCTTTCGACCACAAGACGTCCGATGATCGCTTTATCGCAGTGCTTCGTGCCGTTAAGGCAATCGATAAGCCGATCTCTGTGAAACCCCAAGCCGTTGTCGCAAAGTCTGCAGATGGATCCGAGATCGCGACACTTGCTGTCTCAGGGAAGGTTTGCAAGATCCAAATTGATAGAGATCGAGACGAGGCATTTGCCAAGTTCGTGATGGATCGTATTCCCGATCTTTACGAGAGCTTCCGGCAGAGCGCGTCCGGATCCGAAAGTTAG
- the repA gene encoding plasmid partitioning protein RepA has translation MNVIDRHISRAATSAHITQRAEALSARLRAVGERAFPPTAQKSLRSFTSGEVAEIVGVSDGYLRQLSLDGLGPAPDIGAGGRRSYTLEQINELRRYLAEARPKEAGRFWPRRREGDKLQIITVANFKGGSAKTTTSLYLAQGLALQGYRVLAIDLDPQASLSAMFGYQPEFDVAENATIYGAIRYDDQRVPMKDVIRSTYFTGISIVPGNLELMEFEHQTPRFMLQNRGRPEDLFFRRVASAINQVEDEYDIVVIDCPPQLGFLTMGALNAATGMIVTVHPQMVDVASMSQFLLMTSDLVSVIEEAGGKLDYDFLRFLVTRHDPRDVPEQEIVGLLRDVFGTDVMAAAAWKSTAIANAGLTKQSLYELSRGAVGRSTYDRAMESINAVNHEAVGLINDVWGR, from the coding sequence GTGAACGTGATCGACAGGCACATCAGTAGAGCAGCAACGTCTGCACATATCACGCAGCGCGCTGAAGCGCTGTCTGCGCGACTCCGTGCGGTCGGTGAGCGCGCCTTTCCGCCAACAGCGCAAAAGTCGCTTCGCTCATTCACGTCTGGCGAAGTTGCCGAGATAGTTGGCGTGTCTGATGGGTACCTGCGCCAACTGTCGCTGGATGGCCTTGGCCCCGCGCCGGATATTGGCGCGGGAGGACGGCGCTCCTATACCTTGGAGCAGATCAACGAGTTGCGGCGATACCTCGCTGAGGCGCGTCCGAAAGAGGCTGGGCGATTTTGGCCACGTCGTCGTGAAGGTGACAAACTTCAGATCATAACCGTCGCAAATTTCAAGGGAGGGTCGGCCAAAACGACCACCTCACTTTATCTCGCACAGGGTTTGGCGCTACAGGGTTACAGGGTTCTCGCAATCGATCTCGATCCTCAGGCTTCGCTTTCGGCGATGTTCGGGTATCAGCCCGAGTTTGACGTTGCCGAGAATGCCACCATCTATGGCGCAATCAGATACGACGACCAGCGCGTGCCGATGAAAGATGTGATCCGTTCGACATACTTTACGGGCATCAGCATTGTCCCTGGCAATCTCGAATTGATGGAGTTCGAGCATCAGACGCCTCGCTTCATGCTTCAGAACCGAGGTCGGCCGGAAGATCTGTTCTTCAGGCGTGTCGCGAGCGCCATCAATCAGGTTGAAGATGAATACGATATCGTCGTCATCGACTGCCCTCCTCAGCTTGGCTTTCTAACCATGGGGGCTCTCAATGCCGCCACGGGTATGATTGTTACCGTCCACCCACAGATGGTGGACGTCGCGTCTATGAGCCAGTTCCTTCTCATGACGTCCGATCTTGTCTCCGTCATCGAGGAGGCGGGCGGTAAGCTTGATTATGATTTCCTAAGGTTCCTTGTTACTCGCCATGATCCGCGCGACGTCCCTGAACAGGAAATCGTCGGTCTGCTTCGCGACGTATTCGGAACTGATGTCATGGCTGCAGCAGCCTGGAAGTCGACTGCGATCGCCAATGCCGGTTTGACCAAACAATCGCTCTATGAGCTTTCGCGTGGTGCTGTAGGTCGGTCGACTTACGATCGCGCCATGGAATCGATCAATGCCGTCAACCATGAAGCTGTCGGCTTAATCAATGACGTATGGGGCAGATGA
- the traI gene encoding acyl-homoserine-lactone synthase TraI, which yields MLILTASPDRYVDRSNLLKQMHCLRAAVFRERLEWEVTITEAGERDEYDDFDPTYILAITDDERVVGCARLLPAIGPTMLERTFPQLLATGSLNASDRMIESSRFCVDTSLPAGRGGGQLHFATLTMFAGIIEWSMENGYDEIVTATDLRFERILNRAGWPMKRLGDPVAIGNTVAVAGTLPADRESFERVRPPDYRSIIAGYRGHQVRSAA from the coding sequence ATGCTGATTCTGACCGCTTCCCCGGATCGATACGTCGATCGTTCAAATCTCCTAAAACAGATGCACTGCTTGCGCGCGGCAGTCTTCCGCGAACGTCTTGAGTGGGAAGTCACGATTACTGAGGCAGGAGAACGAGACGAGTACGACGATTTCGACCCGACCTACATACTTGCGATCACCGATGATGAGAGGGTCGTCGGCTGCGCTCGTCTCCTTCCGGCAATAGGACCGACCATGCTTGAGCGAACGTTTCCGCAGTTGCTGGCAACCGGTTCCCTCAACGCATCTGACCGAATGATCGAAAGCTCCCGCTTTTGCGTCGACACATCCTTGCCTGCGGGCAGGGGAGGGGGGCAACTGCATTTCGCGACACTTACCATGTTTGCAGGCATCATCGAATGGTCGATGGAAAACGGCTATGACGAGATCGTCACAGCAACCGACCTCCGTTTTGAGCGCATCTTGAACCGAGCCGGATGGCCAATGAAGCGGCTTGGCGATCCCGTGGCGATCGGCAACACCGTGGCAGTGGCTGGGACACTTCCAGCCGATCGGGAAAGCTTTGAGCGGGTCCGCCCACCGGACTATCGGTCGATCATAGCCGGATATCGCGGTCATCAGGTTAGGAGCGCTGCGTGA
- the trbB gene encoding P-type conjugative transfer ATPase TrbB has translation MTQLRSHPRLVRKLQDALGDQLCVALEDATVVEIMLNPDGRLFIERLGHGVAAAGAMSSTAAEVVIGSVAHALQSEADNERPIISGELPIGGHRFEGLLPPIVSSPAFTIRRRASRLIPLTDYVKSKVMTEAQASAIRSAIDARMNIVISGGTGSGKTTLANAIIAEVVAAAPEDRMVILEDTAEIQCAAENAVSLHTSDTIDMARLLKSTMRLRPDRIIVGEVRDGAALTLLKAWNTGHPGGVTTIHSNTAMSALRRLEQLTAEASQQPMQEVIGEAVDLVVSIERTGKGRRVREVIHIEGYRNGRYQTEHYAQIDEDSHVA, from the coding sequence GTGACCCAACTTCGTTCCCATCCACGATTGGTCCGCAAACTGCAGGACGCCCTGGGCGACCAGCTCTGCGTTGCGCTTGAAGACGCGACGGTGGTCGAAATCATGCTCAATCCCGATGGCCGGCTGTTTATCGAACGGCTGGGGCATGGCGTGGCAGCTGCCGGCGCGATGAGCTCTACCGCCGCCGAAGTCGTCATTGGCAGCGTCGCCCACGCGCTCCAGTCGGAGGCCGACAACGAGCGACCAATCATCTCTGGCGAACTGCCAATCGGCGGACACCGCTTCGAGGGCCTGTTGCCTCCGATCGTATCAAGTCCGGCATTCACCATCCGCCGGCGCGCTTCGCGCCTCATCCCGCTCACCGACTACGTGAAGTCGAAGGTGATGACCGAGGCCCAGGCGTCCGCCATCCGTAGCGCGATCGACGCACGGATGAACATCGTCATTTCAGGGGGCACGGGATCGGGGAAGACCACTCTCGCCAATGCAATCATAGCCGAGGTCGTGGCTGCTGCCCCGGAGGATCGGATGGTGATCCTCGAAGACACCGCTGAGATCCAATGTGCGGCCGAGAACGCCGTGTCGCTACATACCAGCGATACCATCGACATGGCCCGCCTACTGAAAAGCACGATGCGCCTGCGACCCGACCGCATCATTGTCGGCGAGGTCCGCGACGGTGCAGCCCTGACGCTGCTGAAAGCTTGGAACACCGGCCACCCCGGCGGCGTCACCACGATCCATTCCAACACGGCGATGTCAGCTCTACGCCGACTGGAGCAACTGACGGCGGAAGCCAGCCAGCAGCCAATGCAGGAGGTGATCGGTGAGGCCGTCGATCTCGTCGTTTCCATTGAGCGAACGGGGAAGGGGAGGCGGGTCCGTGAGGTCATCCACATCGAGGGATACCGCAACGGCCGCTACCAGACCGAGCATTATGCCCAGATCGATGAGGACAGCCATGTCGCGTAA
- the trbC gene encoding conjugal transfer pilin TrbC, producing the protein MSRKISILLVGAALAAVSVGYADFALASSGGGSLPWESPLEQIQQSITGPVAGFIALAAVAIAGAMLIFGGELNDFARRLCYVALVGGVLLGATQIVALFGATGASIGEAHSQAGRSMTEPSMTAATVGEGAHG; encoded by the coding sequence ATGTCGCGTAAAATCTCCATTCTTCTCGTTGGCGCAGCGCTTGCCGCCGTTTCTGTCGGCTATGCCGACTTCGCACTCGCCTCTTCGGGCGGCGGTAGTCTGCCGTGGGAATCGCCGCTGGAGCAAATCCAGCAATCGATCACTGGACCCGTCGCCGGTTTTATCGCGTTGGCGGCGGTCGCCATTGCCGGTGCGATGCTGATCTTCGGCGGCGAATTGAATGATTTCGCGAGGCGGCTTTGCTACGTCGCCCTCGTTGGCGGGGTACTTCTCGGAGCTACCCAGATTGTCGCTCTCTTCGGCGCGACCGGTGCCTCGATCGGCGAGGCTCATTCGCAGGCTGGGCGCAGCATGACCGAGCCCTCGATGACGGCGGCCACTGTGGGGGAGGGGGCCCATGGCTGA
- a CDS encoding conjugal transfer protein TrbD, whose protein sequence is MAEAGSSLARSRVHRALSRPNLLMGADRELVLLTALAAVILIFVVLTWYAALFGIAIWLVAVAALRMMAKADPLMRQVYLRHISYKTFYRATSSPWRKF, encoded by the coding sequence ATGGCTGAGGCTGGTTCCTCTCTCGCACGCTCGCGGGTACACCGGGCGTTATCGCGCCCGAACCTCTTGATGGGCGCCGACCGCGAACTGGTGTTGCTGACCGCGCTTGCGGCGGTCATCCTAATTTTCGTCGTGCTGACCTGGTACGCGGCTCTGTTCGGCATCGCGATTTGGCTGGTGGCTGTTGCGGCACTTCGCATGATGGCCAAAGCCGACCCGCTTATGCGGCAGGTCTACCTCCGCCATATTTCCTACAAGACCTTTTACCGCGCGACGTCGTCGCCGTGGCGCAAGTTTTGA
- a CDS encoding conjugal transfer protein TrbE has product MVALKSFRHSGPSFADLAPYAGLVDNGVILLKDGSLMAGWYFAGPDSESSTDAERNEVSRQINAILSRLGSGWMIQVEAIRVPTGDYPTEAQSHFPDPVTRAIDDERRAHFQKERGHFESRHALILTWRPPEPRRSGLTRYVYSDAASRSATYADTMLQSFLTSIREVEQYLANVVSIRRMMTRETPERGGFRVALYDELFQFIRFCVTGENHPVRLPDIPMYLDWLVTAELQHGLTPMVENRVLGVVAIDGLPAESWPGILNTLDLMPLTYRWSSRFIFLDAEDARARLERTRKKWQQKVRPFFDQLFQTQSRSVDQDAMLMVAETEDAIAEASSQLVAYGYYTPVIVLFEEDQARLQEKCEAIRRLIQAEGFGARIETLNATDAFLGSLPGVSYANIREPLINTRNLADLIPLNSVWSGSPNAPCPFYPPASPPLMQVASGSTPFRLNLHVDDVGHTLIFGPTGSGKSTLLALIAAQFRRYADAQVFAFDKGGSMLPLTLGLNGDHYQVGGDIGPSASGEVKALAFCPLAELSTEGDRAWAAEWIEMLVALQGVTITPDYRNAISRQIALMAEARGRSLSDFVSGVQMREIKDALHHYTVDGPMGQLLDAEEDGLALGAFQCFEIEELMNMGERNLVPVLTYLFRRIEKRLTGAPSLIILDEAWLMLGHPVFRDKIREWLKVLRKANCAVVLATQSISDAERSGIIDVLKESCPTKICLPNGATGKEDLKQIRTLHSEQGASWPLHWLQQRGIAHAETLFPTS; this is encoded by the coding sequence ATGGTCGCCCTCAAATCGTTTCGTCATTCCGGACCGTCGTTTGCCGATCTGGCACCCTACGCTGGTCTCGTCGATAACGGTGTCATCCTGCTGAAAGACGGCTCGCTGATGGCCGGCTGGTATTTCGCCGGGCCGGATAGCGAAAGCTCTACCGACGCTGAGCGTAACGAGGTGTCGCGACAGATCAACGCCATCCTGTCGCGGCTCGGCTCGGGATGGATGATCCAGGTCGAGGCCATCCGGGTGCCGACCGGCGATTATCCGACCGAGGCTCAATCCCACTTTCCCGATCCGGTCACGCGCGCCATCGACGATGAGCGGCGGGCGCATTTCCAGAAGGAGAGGGGGCATTTCGAGAGCCGCCATGCTTTGATCCTGACCTGGCGGCCGCCGGAGCCGCGGCGCTCCGGCCTGACGCGGTATGTCTATTCAGATGCGGCCAGCCGTTCTGCGACCTATGCCGACACGATGTTGCAGAGCTTTCTGACCTCGATCCGTGAAGTCGAGCAGTATCTCGCCAACGTCGTGTCGATCCGTCGCATGATGACGCGAGAGACGCCAGAGCGGGGCGGATTCCGCGTCGCGCTATACGACGAACTCTTTCAGTTCATTCGTTTCTGCGTCACCGGCGAAAACCACCCGGTGCGCCTGCCGGATATTCCCATGTACCTCGACTGGCTGGTGACGGCCGAGTTGCAGCATGGTCTGACACCAATGGTCGAGAACCGCGTTCTCGGCGTGGTCGCGATCGACGGTCTGCCAGCCGAAAGTTGGCCGGGCATTCTCAACACGCTGGACCTGATGCCGCTCACCTATCGCTGGTCGTCTCGCTTCATCTTTCTCGACGCGGAGGACGCGAGGGCGCGGCTTGAGCGCACCCGCAAGAAGTGGCAGCAGAAGGTGCGACCGTTCTTCGACCAATTGTTTCAGACGCAATCCCGCTCGGTCGATCAGGACGCCATGCTGATGGTGGCGGAAACCGAGGACGCGATCGCCGAAGCCTCATCACAGCTGGTTGCCTACGGCTATTACACGCCGGTCATCGTTCTGTTCGAGGAGGATCAGGCCCGCCTTCAGGAGAAGTGCGAAGCCATCCGCCGCCTGATCCAGGCCGAAGGTTTTGGCGCACGCATCGAGACGTTGAACGCCACGGACGCTTTCCTCGGCAGCCTGCCCGGGGTTTCTTACGCCAATATCCGCGAGCCGCTGATCAACACCCGCAATCTCGCCGATCTCATTCCGCTGAATTCCGTCTGGTCGGGCAGTCCTAACGCGCCTTGCCCGTTCTATCCGCCGGCCTCGCCGCCCTTGATGCAGGTAGCATCCGGCTCGACGCCGTTCCGACTAAACCTGCACGTCGATGATGTCGGACACACGCTGATCTTCGGCCCGACCGGTTCCGGCAAATCGACGCTGCTGGCGCTGATCGCCGCACAGTTCCGCCGATATGCCGATGCCCAGGTGTTTGCCTTCGATAAGGGCGGCTCGATGCTGCCGCTGACCCTCGGTCTCAACGGCGATCACTACCAGGTCGGCGGCGATATCGGCCCGTCGGCTAGTGGTGAGGTGAAGGCGCTTGCCTTTTGCCCGCTCGCCGAACTCTCGACCGAGGGCGACCGTGCCTGGGCGGCCGAATGGATCGAGATGCTGGTGGCGCTGCAAGGTGTGACCATCACCCCGGATTATCGCAACGCCATCTCCCGACAGATCGCACTGATGGCGGAGGCGCGCGGCCGCTCGCTGTCGGACTTTGTCTCCGGCGTCCAGATGCGCGAAATCAAGGACGCGCTGCACCACTACACCGTCGACGGTCCGATGGGTCAGTTGCTCGATGCCGAAGAGGACGGCTTGGCGCTTGGCGCTTTCCAGTGCTTCGAGATCGAGGAACTGATGAACATGGGCGAGCGCAATCTCGTCCCAGTTCTCACCTACCTGTTTCGGCGCATCGAGAAACGCCTAACCGGCGCGCCCAGTCTCATCATCCTCGACGAGGCCTGGCTGATGCTCGGCCATCCGGTGTTTCGCGACAAGATCCGCGAATGGCTGAAGGTGTTGCGCAAAGCCAATTGCGCCGTCGTACTTGCCACCCAGTCGATTTCGGATGCCGAGCGATCCGGGATCATCGATGTCTTGAAGGAGAGCTGCCCGACAAAGATCTGCCTACCGAACGGAGCGACGGGTAAGGAAGACCTGAAGCAAATTCGCACCCTGCATTCCGAACAGGGGGCCTCCTGGCCTCTCCACTGGCTCCAGCAAAGGGGGATCGCACATGCCGAAACACTCTTTCCGACCTCTTGA
- the trbJ gene encoding P-type conjugative transfer protein TrbJ, which yields MPKHSFRPLETANVVAVVVAALTMALPLPAEAGGVTGQATEWTQLANNTELISLVGKSAEQVNNQITQISQLAEQIQNQINIYNNMLQNTAQLPNHVWGQVENDLKNLQNVVAQGQGVAFSMGNIDDVLKQRFQSFSEMKSNLPDGASFSSTYQNWSDTNRDTIGGTLKAANLTADQFSSEESTMSSLRSMSETADGQMKALQVGHQIAAQQVAQMQKLRGLVSQQMTMMGTWFQSEQAQKDLAQARREQFFSGSEHDIRSGQTMEPRW from the coding sequence ATGCCGAAACACTCTTTCCGACCTCTTGAGACTGCAAACGTGGTCGCCGTCGTTGTGGCTGCGCTTACGATGGCGTTGCCGCTTCCAGCTGAGGCCGGCGGCGTGACGGGACAGGCAACCGAATGGACACAGCTCGCCAACAATACCGAACTGATCTCACTTGTCGGCAAGTCGGCCGAGCAGGTCAACAACCAGATTACCCAGATCTCGCAGCTTGCCGAGCAAATCCAGAACCAGATCAACATCTACAACAACATGCTTCAAAACACGGCGCAATTGCCAAACCATGTCTGGGGCCAGGTCGAGAACGACCTGAAAAACTTGCAAAACGTCGTGGCCCAAGGGCAGGGCGTCGCCTTCTCGATGGGCAATATCGACGATGTCCTGAAACAGCGCTTCCAGAGTTTTTCCGAGATGAAGAGCAATCTACCGGATGGTGCAAGCTTCTCGTCGACCTATCAGAACTGGTCCGACACCAATCGCGATACGATCGGCGGCACCTTGAAGGCCGCGAACCTTACAGCGGACCAGTTCTCGAGCGAGGAGAGCACGATGTCGTCGCTGCGATCAATGTCGGAGACGGCCGACGGCCAGATGAAGGCGCTGCAGGTCGGACACCAGATCGCCGCCCAGCAGGTCGCGCAAATGCAAAAGCTGCGTGGCCTGGTTTCCCAGCAGATGACGATGATGGGCACATGGTTCCAGTCGGAACAGGCGCAAAAGGATTTGGCCCAGGCGCGCCGTGAACAGTTCTTCAGCGGAAGCGAGCATGACATCCGCAGTGGGCAGACGATGGAGCCTCGCTGGTGA
- the trbK gene encoding entry exclusion protein TrbK, with amino-acid sequence MSPRLVIILVVVGIVASGVGVARWIVQPHPASVSGTGEASQATTSDAARREHREKFFGGDTDRDIRGGQEMKPRW; translated from the coding sequence GTGAGCCCGCGTCTTGTTATCATCCTTGTTGTCGTGGGGATCGTCGCATCGGGTGTAGGCGTCGCCCGGTGGATCGTGCAGCCCCATCCGGCGTCAGTGTCTGGAACGGGAGAAGCTTCGCAAGCAACCACATCCGATGCGGCCCGACGTGAACATCGAGAAAAATTCTTCGGTGGCGATACCGATCGCGACATTCGCGGTGGCCAGGAAATGAAACCGAGATGGTGA
- the trbL gene encoding P-type conjugative transfer protein TrbL produces the protein MVIVARPLRLELALVAIGLVLFASAPAFAQQGQVLTTLENSVVTAAKGWETTVMNAARSLFWILAGIEIGIAAVWLAISAASLDSWFAELVKRIMFIGLFAFILDRGPAFAKAVVDSLYQIGAGGGSASPANIFDAGIRVATKMSEQAKFGLFEDNALAIAAVFAMVVVVVCFSLVAAIFVSVMVEMYVGLLAGMIMLGLGGTSYTKDFAIKYLVYAFSVGMKLMALVMIAKIGSDILLGLAEAPTATSEQFITTLAIAGISVVVFVIAMYVPPILQGVVQGASVTSGMESIRHGGQAASVAAGAGFLATAAASRGFQAASAARAGGASLGSAAMRGMEAGIGGAAGAVGSAAKDKAVGSPGAYAGSLLGLANAKLDQQASRPGAPPPPPPINDTK, from the coding sequence ATGGTGATCGTTGCACGTCCCCTCCGCCTCGAACTCGCCCTGGTCGCGATCGGCCTTGTGTTGTTTGCGAGCGCGCCGGCCTTTGCACAACAGGGTCAGGTGCTGACCACCCTGGAGAATTCCGTTGTTACTGCAGCCAAAGGCTGGGAGACGACGGTCATGAATGCGGCCCGGTCATTGTTCTGGATCCTGGCGGGGATCGAGATCGGCATCGCCGCCGTGTGGCTGGCGATTAGCGCTGCCTCGCTTGATAGCTGGTTTGCCGAGCTGGTGAAGCGCATCATGTTCATCGGATTATTCGCCTTCATCCTCGACCGGGGGCCGGCCTTCGCCAAGGCTGTCGTCGACAGCCTCTACCAAATTGGTGCTGGCGGTGGGTCTGCGTCGCCGGCCAACATTTTTGACGCCGGCATTCGCGTTGCGACCAAGATGTCGGAACAGGCGAAATTTGGCCTCTTCGAGGATAATGCCCTGGCGATAGCCGCCGTCTTCGCCATGGTCGTGGTCGTCGTCTGCTTCTCGCTTGTTGCTGCCATCTTCGTCTCGGTCATGGTCGAGATGTATGTCGGCTTGCTTGCCGGCATGATCATGCTCGGATTGGGCGGAACGTCCTATACCAAGGACTTCGCCATCAAATACTTGGTCTACGCCTTTTCTGTCGGCATGAAGCTGATGGCGCTGGTGATGATCGCCAAGATCGGCTCCGACATCCTGCTGGGCCTGGCGGAGGCACCAACCGCAACCTCGGAGCAGTTCATCACGACGCTCGCGATCGCCGGCATATCGGTCGTGGTCTTCGTCATCGCCATGTATGTGCCGCCAATCCTGCAGGGTGTCGTTCAGGGCGCCTCCGTAACCAGTGGCATGGAGTCGATCCGCCACGGCGGACAGGCCGCATCTGTTGCGGCGGGCGCCGGCTTTTTGGCTACCGCAGCAGCCAGCAGAGGGTTTCAGGCTGCAAGTGCGGCAAGGGCAGGGGGAGCGTCCCTTGGCAGTGCCGCGATGCGCGGCATGGAGGCCGGCATCGGTGGCGCGGCAGGTGCTGTCGGTTCGGCCGCAAAAGACAAAGCGGTCGGGTCACCCGGTGCCTATGCCGGTTCGCTGCTCGGCCTTGCCAATGCCAAACTCGACCAGCAGGCCAGCCGCCCCGGAGCTCCGCCTCCACCCCCGCCGATCAACGACACCAAATGA